A stretch of Aphelocoma coerulescens isolate FSJ_1873_10779 chromosome 1A, UR_Acoe_1.0, whole genome shotgun sequence DNA encodes these proteins:
- the NUP50 gene encoding nuclear pore complex protein Nup50: MAKRIAEKELTDRNWDQEDEAEEVGTFSVASEEVLKNRAIKKAKRRNVGSESESGGAFKGFKGFILPSGKGGGGFSGFGNGAGIKPLEGLSNGSSSVSGTPFSSLKGASETQSAFGSPMSNGPTAAVFAEKKAVSPRANGGSQPCSSGSTLSVAHGSGTYHKQLAALNCSVRDWIVKHVNTNPLCDLTPIFRDYEQYLASIEQQHGGSSDSSSENESSKTPGSRAVPAFGSSKLQQGSTFLLNNKTEDTSDKKPEAASEKRDPLLGATSTVTFNFGKSVDSSVLGSLGSGTLSSFSFSPGNSGLFGKDANQAKSVTAASTSLLEAQTDSGNSDDKGGEEEEEEPPKVIVNEIKEDDAFYSKKCKLFYKKDNEFKEKGIGTLHLKPAGNEKTQLLVRADTNLGNILLNVLIPPKMPCTRTGKNNVLIVCVPNPPIDEKNPAVPVTMLIRVKTSEDADELHKILLEKKEA; the protein is encoded by the exons ATGGCAAAGAGAATTGCAGAGAAGGAACTGACTGACCGAAACTGGGACCAGGAGGATGAAGCTGAAGAG GTGGGAACATTCTCTGTGGCAAGTGAAGAGGTCCTGAAGAACAGAGCTATTAAAAAAGCAAAGCGCCGAAACGTTGGGTCAGAG TCTGAAAGTGGAGGAGCTTTTAAAGGGTTTAAAGGCTTTATATTGCCTTCTGGAAAAGGTGGAGGTGGCTTCAGTGGATTTGGGAATGGTGCAGGAATAAAGCCTTTGGAAGGGCTATCTAATGGAAGCAGTAGTGTCTCTGGTACTCCTTTCAGCAGTTTGAAGGGCGCCTCCGAAACACAATCAGCATTTG GATCCCCAATGTCAAATGgtcccactgctgctgtgtttgctgaGAAAAAGGCCGTGAGCCCAAGAGCTAATGGtggcagccagccctgctcatcTGGCAGCACCTTGAGTGTGGCACATGGCTCTGGCACCTACCACAAACAGCTGGCTGCTCTCAACTGCTCCGTGCGTGACTGGATAGTGAAGCATGTTAACACCAACCCCCTGTGTGACCTGACCCCCATCTTCAGGGACTACGAGCAGTATTTGGCAAGCATTGAGCAGCAGCATGGaggcagcagtgacagcagctctgagaaCGAAAGCAGCAAGACCCCTGGCTCACGGGCTGTTCCTGCGTTTGGGAGTTCAAAGCTCCAGCAAGGCTCCACATTTTTGTTAAACAACAAAACTGAGGATACCTCAGACAAAAAACCTGAAGCTGCATCAGAAAAAAGAGACCCATTGTTAGGAGCTACGTCAACTGTCACGTTTAATTTTGGCAAGAGTGTTGACAGTTCTGTTTTGGGTTCCCTTGGTTCAGGAACACTTAGTAGTTTCTCATTTTCTCCTGGGAATTCAGGTTTGTTTGGAAAAGACGCAAACCAGGCTAAGTCTGTCACTGCAGCATCCACCAGTTTATTGGAAGCTCAGACAGACAGTGGCAATAGTGATGACAAAG gaggggaagaggaggaagaagagccaCCAAAAGTCATTgttaatgaaataaaagaagATGATGCTTTCTACTCAAAGAA gtGCAAACTGTTCTACAAAAAGGATAatgaatttaaagaaaaaggcaTAGGAACATTACACTTAAAACCAGCAGGAAATGAAAAAACTCAACTCTTAGTACGAGCCGACACCAACTTAG GAAATATACTATTGAATGTTCTAATTCCACCTAAGATGCCATGTACAAGAACCGGAAAAAACAATGTTCTTATAGTTTGTGTTCCTAATCCACCGATTGATGAGAAGAATCCAGCTGTTCCTGTCACTATGCTAATAAGGGTGAAAACAAGTGAGGATGCAGATGAATTGCACAAAATCTTACTGGAGAAAAAGGAGGCTTAA